Proteins encoded together in one Lathyrus oleraceus cultivar Zhongwan6 chromosome 5, CAAS_Psat_ZW6_1.0, whole genome shotgun sequence window:
- the LOC127079512 gene encoding uncharacterized protein LOC127079512 has product MKEVQYYNCQEFSHYARGHRRKKEPQTKYNEDVKYAHALGSDFDDVLLIANIQSSNERDNMWYKDLGCNNHMTANKIWFIKLDESVKKVIKFADDIHVTSGGKGNIYVVRKDGRKTNITDVLYVPLMTSYLINICQLIAKRYNMKLENY; this is encoded by the coding sequence ATGAAAGAGGTGCAGTATTACAACTGTCAAGAATTTAGTCATTATGCCCGAGGACATCGAAGGAAGAAAGAGCCACAAACAAAATATAATGAGGATGTGAAATATGCACATGCATTAGGTAGTGACTTTGATGATGTGCTACTCATAGCCAATATTCAATCGAGCAATGAACGTGACAATATGTGGTATAAGGATTTAGGATGCAACAACCACATGACTGCTAATAAAATCTGGTTTATCAAGTTAGATGAATCAGTCAAGAAAGTGATCAAGTTTGCAGATGACATACATGTCACATCAGGTGGAAAAGGAAACATATACGTGGTTAGAAAGGATGGTCGAAAGACCAATATCACCGATGTGTTGTATGTACCTTTGATGACAAGTTACTTGATAAACATATGTCAATTAATTGCAAAACGGTACAACATGAAGCTGGAAAACTATTAG